One genomic region from Balaenoptera acutorostrata chromosome 1, mBalAcu1.1, whole genome shotgun sequence encodes:
- the ATP1A2 gene encoding sodium/potassium-transporting ATPase subunit alpha-2 isoform X1, whose protein sequence is MGRGAGREYSPAATTAENGGGKKKQKEKELDELKKEVTMDDHKLSLDELGRKYQVDLSKGLTNQRAQDILARDGPNALTPPPTTPEWVKFCRQLFGGFSILLWIGAILCFLAYGIQAAMEDEPSNDNLYLGVVLAAVVIVTGCFSYYQEAKSSKIMDSFKNMVPQQALVVREGEKMQINAEEVVVGDLVEVKGGDRVPADLRIISSHGCKVDNSSLTGESEPQTRSPEFTHENPLETRNICFFSTNCVEGTARGIVIATGDRTVMGRIATLASGLEVGRTPIAMEIEHFIQLITGVAVFLGVSFFVLSLILGYSWLEAVIFLIGIIVANVPEGLLATVTVCLTLTAKRMARKNCLVKNLEAVETLGSTSTICSDKTGTLTQNRMTVAHMWFDNQIHEADTTEDQSGATFDKRSPTWTALSRIAGLCNRAVFKAGQENISVSKRDTAGDASESALLKCIELSCGSVRKMRDRNPKVAEIPFNSTNKYQLSIHEREDSPQSHVLVMKGAPERILDRCSSILVQGKEVPLDKEMQDAFQNAYLELGGLGERVLGFCQLNLPSGKFPRGFKFDTDELNFPTEKLCFVGLMSMIDPPRAAVPDAVGKCRSAGIKVIMVTGDHPITAKAIAKGVGIISEGNETVEDIAARLNIPVSQVNPREAKACVVHGSDLKDMTSEQLDEILKNHTEIVFARTSPQQKLIIVEGCQRQGAIVAVTGDGVNDSPALKKADIGIAMGIAGSDVSKQAADMILLDDNFASIVTGVEEGRLIFDNLKKSIAYTLTSNIPEITPFLLFIIANIPLPLGTVTILCIDLGTDMVPAISLAYEAAESDIMKRQPRNPQTDKLVNERLISMAYGQIGMIQALGGFFTYFVILAENGFLPSQLLGIRLDWDDRSMNDLEDSYGQEWTYEQRKVVEFTCHTAFFASIVVVQWADLIICKTRRNSVFQQGMKNKILIFGLLEETALAAFLSYCPGMGVALRMYPLKVTWWFCAFPYSLLIFIYDEVRKLILRRYPGGWVEKETYY, encoded by the exons ATGGGCCGTGGG GCCGGCCGCGAGTACTCACCTGCAGCCACCACTGCGGAAAATGGGGGCGgcaagaaaaaacagaaagagaaggagCTGGATGAGCTGAAGAAGGAGGTGACCATG GACGACCACAAGCTGTCCTTGGATGAGCTGGGCCGCAAGTACCAAGTGGATCTGTCCAAG GGCCTCACCAACCAGCGGGCCCAGGACATTCTGGCTCGGGATGGACCCAatgccctcaccccacccccgaccACCCCTGAGTGGGTCAAGTTCTGTCGCCAGCTTTTCGGGGGCTTCTCCATCCTGCTGTGGATTGGGGCCATCCTCTGCTTCCTGGCCTACGGCATCCAGGCTGCCATGGAGGATGAACCGTCCAATGACAAT CTGTATCTGGGCGTGGTGCTGGCAGCTGTGGTCATCGTCACTGGCTGCTTCTCCTACTACCAGGAGGCCAAGAGCTCCAAGATCATGGATTCCTTCAAGAACATGGTGCCTCAG CAAGCCCTCGTGGTGCGGGAAGGAGAGAAGATGCAGATCAATgcggaggaggtggtggtgggagacCTGGTGGAGGTGAAGGGTGGAGACCGAGTGCCTGCCGACCTCCGGATCATCTCTTCCCACGGCTGTAAG GTGGATAACTCATCCCTAACAGGCGAGTCGGAGCCCCAGACCCGCTCCCCCGAGTTCACCCATGAGAACCCCCTGGAGACCCGCAATATCTGTTTCTTCTCTACCAACTGCGTGGAAG GCACTGCCAGGGGCATCGTGATTGCCACAGGTGACCGGACGGTGATGGGACGCATAGCCACTCTGGCCTCAGGCCTGGAGGTTGGGCGGACACCCATAGCCATGGAGATTGAGCATTTCATCCAGCTGATCACGGGGGTGGCTGTGTTCCTGGGGGTATCCTTCTTCGTGCTGTCCCTCATCCTGGGCTACAGCTGGCTGGAGGCAGTCATCTTCCTCATCGGCATCATCGTGGCCAATGTGCCTGAGGGGCTGCTGGCCACTGTCACT GTGTGTCTGACCCTGACAGCCAAGCGCATGGCTCGGAAGAACTGCCTGGTGAAGAACCTGGAGGCGGTGGAGACGCTGGGCTCCACCTCCACCATCTGCTCCGACAAGACGGGCACCCTCACCCAGAACCGCATGACCGTCGCCCACATGTGGTTTGACAACCAGATCCATGAGGCCGACACCACAGAAGATCAGTCTG gGGCCACTTTCGACAAACGATCCCCCACGTGGACCGCCCTGTCCCGGATTGCTGGTCTCTGCAACCGTGCTGTCTTCAAGGCAGGGCAGGAGAACATCTCTGTGTCTAAG CGGGACACAGCTGGTGATGCCTCCGAATCAGCTCTGCTCAAGTGCATTGAGCTGTCCTGCGGCTCCGTGAGGAAGATGAGGGATAGAAACCCCAAGGTGGCGGAGATCCCTTTCAACTCAACCAATAAGTACCAG CTGTCCATCCACGAGAGAGAAGACAGCCCCCAGAGCCACGTGCTGGTGATGAAGGGGGCCCCCGAGCGCATCCTGGACCGGTGCTCCTCCATCTTGGTGCAGGGCAAGGAGGTCCCTCTGGACAAGGAGATGCAAGACGCCTTCCAGAATGCCTACCTGGAGCTGGGAGGACTGGGGGAGCGAGTGCTAG GCTTCTGTCAACTGAATCTGCCCTCTGGAAAGTTTCCTCGGGGCTTCAAATTCGACACAGATGAGCTGAACTTTCCCACGGAGAAGCTCTGCTTCGTGGGGCTCATGTCCATGATTGACCCTCCACGGGCTGCCGTGCCGGATGCTGTGGGCAAGTGCCGGAGTGCAGGCATCAAG GTGATCATGGTGACCGGGGACCACCCTATCACAGCCAAGGCCATTGCCAAAGGTGTGGGTATCATATCAGAGGGCAACGAGACGGTGGAGGACATTGCAGCCCGGCTCAACATTCCTGTCAGCCAAGTCAACCCCAG aGAAGCCAAGGCGTGTGTGGTGCACGGCTCTGACCTGAAGGACATGACGTCAGAGCAGCTGGACGAGATCCTCAAGAACCACACGGAGATTGTCTTTGCCCGGACGTCTCCTCAGCAGAAGCTCATCATCGTGGAGGGCTGTCAGAGGCAG GGAGCCATTGTGGCGGTGACAGGGGACGGGGTGAACGACTCCCCCGCGCTGAAGAAGGCGGACATCGGCATTGCCATGGGCATCGCCGGCTCTGACGTGTCTAAGCAGGCAGCCGACATGATCCTGCTGGACGACAACTTTGCCTCCATCGTCACGGGTGTGGAGGAGG GCCGCCTGATCTTTGACAACCTGAAGAAATCCATCGCCTACACCCTGACCAGCAACATCCCCGAGATCACCCCCTTCCTGCTGTTCATCATCGCCAACATCCCCCTGCCTCTGGGCACTGTGACCATCCTCTGCATTGACTTGGGCACTGACATG GTCCCTGCCATCTCCTTGGCCTATGAGGCAGCTGAGAGTGACATCATGAAGCGGCAGCCGAGAAACCCACAGACAGACAAGCTGGTGAACGAGAGGCTAATCAGCATGGCCTATGGACAGATCG GGATGATCCAGGCACTGGGTGGCTTCTTCACCTACTTTGTGATCCTGGCAGAGAATGGTTTCCTGCCTTCACAGCTGCTGGGAATCCGCCTCGACTGGGACGACCGGTCCATGAACGACCTGGAGGACAGCTACGGACAGGAGTGG ACCTATGAGCAGCGGAAGGTGGTGGAGTTCACGTGCCACACGGCCTTCTTTGCCAGCATCGTGGTCGTGCAGTGGGCTGACCTCATCATCTGCAAGACCCGCCGCAACTCAGTCTTCCAGCAGGGCATGAA GAACAAGATTCTGATTTTTGGGCTCCTGGAGGAGACAGCACTGGCGGCCTTTCTGTCTTACTGCCCGGGCATGGGTGTGGCCCTGCGCATGTACCCGCTCAA GGTCACTTGGTGGTTCTGCGCCTTCCCCTACAGTCTCCTCATCTTCATCTACGATGAGGTCCGAAAGCTGATCCTGCGGCGATATCCAGGTG
- the ATP1A2 gene encoding sodium/potassium-transporting ATPase subunit alpha-2 isoform X2 produces the protein MGRGAGREYSPAATTAENGGGKKKQKEKELDELKKEVTMDDHKLSLDELGRKYQVDLSKGLTNQRAQDILARDGPNALTPPPTTPEWVKFCRQLFGGFSILLWIGAILCFLAYGIQAAMEDEPSNDNLYLGVVLAAVVIVTGCFSYYQEAKSSKIMDSFKNMVPQQALVVREGEKMQINAEEVVVGDLVEVKGGDRVPADLRIISSHGCKVDNSSLTGESEPQTRSPEFTHENPLETRNICFFSTNCVEGTARGIVIATGDRTVMGRIATLASGLEVGRTPIAMEIEHFIQLITGVAVFLGVSFFVLSLILGYSWLEAVIFLIGIIVANVPEGLLATVTVCLTLTAKRMARKNCLVKNLEAVETLGSTSTICSDKTGTLTQNRMTVAHMWFDNQIHEADTTEDQSGATFDKRSPTWTALSRIAGLCNRAVFKAGQENISVSKRDTAGDASESALLKCIELSCGSVRKMRDRNPKVAEIPFNSTNKYQLSIHEREDSPQSHVLVMKGAPERILDRCSSILVQGKEVPLDKEMQDAFQNAYLELGGLGERVLGFCQLNLPSGKFPRGFKFDTDELNFPTEKLCFVGLMSMIDPPRAAVPDAVGKCRSAGIKVIMVTGDHPITAKAIAKGVGIISEGNETVEDIAARLNIPVSQVNPREAKACVVHGSDLKDMTSEQLDEILKNHTEIVFARTSPQQKLIIVEGCQRQGAIVAVTGDGVNDSPALKKADIGIAMGIAGSDVSKQAADMILLDDNFASIVTGRLIFDNLKKSIAYTLTSNIPEITPFLLFIIANIPLPLGTVTILCIDLGTDMVPAISLAYEAAESDIMKRQPRNPQTDKLVNERLISMAYGQIGMIQALGGFFTYFVILAENGFLPSQLLGIRLDWDDRSMNDLEDSYGQEWTYEQRKVVEFTCHTAFFASIVVVQWADLIICKTRRNSVFQQGMKNKILIFGLLEETALAAFLSYCPGMGVALRMYPLKVTWWFCAFPYSLLIFIYDEVRKLILRRYPGGWVEKETYY, from the exons ATGGGCCGTGGG GCCGGCCGCGAGTACTCACCTGCAGCCACCACTGCGGAAAATGGGGGCGgcaagaaaaaacagaaagagaaggagCTGGATGAGCTGAAGAAGGAGGTGACCATG GACGACCACAAGCTGTCCTTGGATGAGCTGGGCCGCAAGTACCAAGTGGATCTGTCCAAG GGCCTCACCAACCAGCGGGCCCAGGACATTCTGGCTCGGGATGGACCCAatgccctcaccccacccccgaccACCCCTGAGTGGGTCAAGTTCTGTCGCCAGCTTTTCGGGGGCTTCTCCATCCTGCTGTGGATTGGGGCCATCCTCTGCTTCCTGGCCTACGGCATCCAGGCTGCCATGGAGGATGAACCGTCCAATGACAAT CTGTATCTGGGCGTGGTGCTGGCAGCTGTGGTCATCGTCACTGGCTGCTTCTCCTACTACCAGGAGGCCAAGAGCTCCAAGATCATGGATTCCTTCAAGAACATGGTGCCTCAG CAAGCCCTCGTGGTGCGGGAAGGAGAGAAGATGCAGATCAATgcggaggaggtggtggtgggagacCTGGTGGAGGTGAAGGGTGGAGACCGAGTGCCTGCCGACCTCCGGATCATCTCTTCCCACGGCTGTAAG GTGGATAACTCATCCCTAACAGGCGAGTCGGAGCCCCAGACCCGCTCCCCCGAGTTCACCCATGAGAACCCCCTGGAGACCCGCAATATCTGTTTCTTCTCTACCAACTGCGTGGAAG GCACTGCCAGGGGCATCGTGATTGCCACAGGTGACCGGACGGTGATGGGACGCATAGCCACTCTGGCCTCAGGCCTGGAGGTTGGGCGGACACCCATAGCCATGGAGATTGAGCATTTCATCCAGCTGATCACGGGGGTGGCTGTGTTCCTGGGGGTATCCTTCTTCGTGCTGTCCCTCATCCTGGGCTACAGCTGGCTGGAGGCAGTCATCTTCCTCATCGGCATCATCGTGGCCAATGTGCCTGAGGGGCTGCTGGCCACTGTCACT GTGTGTCTGACCCTGACAGCCAAGCGCATGGCTCGGAAGAACTGCCTGGTGAAGAACCTGGAGGCGGTGGAGACGCTGGGCTCCACCTCCACCATCTGCTCCGACAAGACGGGCACCCTCACCCAGAACCGCATGACCGTCGCCCACATGTGGTTTGACAACCAGATCCATGAGGCCGACACCACAGAAGATCAGTCTG gGGCCACTTTCGACAAACGATCCCCCACGTGGACCGCCCTGTCCCGGATTGCTGGTCTCTGCAACCGTGCTGTCTTCAAGGCAGGGCAGGAGAACATCTCTGTGTCTAAG CGGGACACAGCTGGTGATGCCTCCGAATCAGCTCTGCTCAAGTGCATTGAGCTGTCCTGCGGCTCCGTGAGGAAGATGAGGGATAGAAACCCCAAGGTGGCGGAGATCCCTTTCAACTCAACCAATAAGTACCAG CTGTCCATCCACGAGAGAGAAGACAGCCCCCAGAGCCACGTGCTGGTGATGAAGGGGGCCCCCGAGCGCATCCTGGACCGGTGCTCCTCCATCTTGGTGCAGGGCAAGGAGGTCCCTCTGGACAAGGAGATGCAAGACGCCTTCCAGAATGCCTACCTGGAGCTGGGAGGACTGGGGGAGCGAGTGCTAG GCTTCTGTCAACTGAATCTGCCCTCTGGAAAGTTTCCTCGGGGCTTCAAATTCGACACAGATGAGCTGAACTTTCCCACGGAGAAGCTCTGCTTCGTGGGGCTCATGTCCATGATTGACCCTCCACGGGCTGCCGTGCCGGATGCTGTGGGCAAGTGCCGGAGTGCAGGCATCAAG GTGATCATGGTGACCGGGGACCACCCTATCACAGCCAAGGCCATTGCCAAAGGTGTGGGTATCATATCAGAGGGCAACGAGACGGTGGAGGACATTGCAGCCCGGCTCAACATTCCTGTCAGCCAAGTCAACCCCAG aGAAGCCAAGGCGTGTGTGGTGCACGGCTCTGACCTGAAGGACATGACGTCAGAGCAGCTGGACGAGATCCTCAAGAACCACACGGAGATTGTCTTTGCCCGGACGTCTCCTCAGCAGAAGCTCATCATCGTGGAGGGCTGTCAGAGGCAG GGAGCCATTGTGGCGGTGACAGGGGACGGGGTGAACGACTCCCCCGCGCTGAAGAAGGCGGACATCGGCATTGCCATGGGCATCGCCGGCTCTGACGTGTCTAAGCAGGCAGCCGACATGATCCTGCTGGACGACAACTTTGCCTCCATCGTCACGG GCCGCCTGATCTTTGACAACCTGAAGAAATCCATCGCCTACACCCTGACCAGCAACATCCCCGAGATCACCCCCTTCCTGCTGTTCATCATCGCCAACATCCCCCTGCCTCTGGGCACTGTGACCATCCTCTGCATTGACTTGGGCACTGACATG GTCCCTGCCATCTCCTTGGCCTATGAGGCAGCTGAGAGTGACATCATGAAGCGGCAGCCGAGAAACCCACAGACAGACAAGCTGGTGAACGAGAGGCTAATCAGCATGGCCTATGGACAGATCG GGATGATCCAGGCACTGGGTGGCTTCTTCACCTACTTTGTGATCCTGGCAGAGAATGGTTTCCTGCCTTCACAGCTGCTGGGAATCCGCCTCGACTGGGACGACCGGTCCATGAACGACCTGGAGGACAGCTACGGACAGGAGTGG ACCTATGAGCAGCGGAAGGTGGTGGAGTTCACGTGCCACACGGCCTTCTTTGCCAGCATCGTGGTCGTGCAGTGGGCTGACCTCATCATCTGCAAGACCCGCCGCAACTCAGTCTTCCAGCAGGGCATGAA GAACAAGATTCTGATTTTTGGGCTCCTGGAGGAGACAGCACTGGCGGCCTTTCTGTCTTACTGCCCGGGCATGGGTGTGGCCCTGCGCATGTACCCGCTCAA GGTCACTTGGTGGTTCTGCGCCTTCCCCTACAGTCTCCTCATCTTCATCTACGATGAGGTCCGAAAGCTGATCCTGCGGCGATATCCAGGTG